GAGAATCAAGGGGGAGAGggcttaagagaagaagaaacgaaACAAATGGATTCTGCAAGTACATGAGATTCATTGTCTCTCTTCGGACATGGGCTATGTTCGTATGGTTTATACATGATcaatcaaatttgaaaaagcTATTATTGGGTCATATGTATTGCACTGAAAGTTGTGGATGATACATAGACATTCATGTAGCTTTTTAAGCaatacaatattttcatttggATTTTAGACACCAAACAGTTACAAAGAAAATACCAAACTGTTACATTTTTTCACTCTCATGCATGGATCTCAAACTCACTCATGGATAGTCCGGAAGGGCTTGTATGTCTTCACACTACTTATCAGTCCAGCGATGGATCCAGCAGCAGCTAACAGGGAGACGATCAAGCAAACCCAGCACAACATTTTCAGCCCAATCCATCTAGGAGAGTATTTCTTAACCTTAGTTTGTGCTATGTGCATCTCCACGGGGAAATAAACAGTTAAAGGCCAGAAGGAAGCTGCTCCGATAAGACCCAAGATGGCGTTGAAGAAAGGGAATATCATAGCTACTAAAGTTGTTATAACCACATAAGCTGTCCTCCACACTAGTCTGAAGAGGTTGATGTTGAATTTTCCAAGGAATGGTATGTTTACTGAATATTCAGATGTGATGAACTTGTTGTCAGGCCAGTTTCTATTGCATTTCTTCTCAACAAACTGGAATATGGGCTGCGCGAACACCTGCAAGAAGTATGTTTCTTTTTCATTAGCTAAACTGCGAGAAAGtgcaaaaagaaaacaatcttTTTCTCCTTTTGGATTTGGTTTTACCTGATAGGCACCAATGAGATGGAAAGCAATGCAAGCGTTTGCAAAGTCAATGAGCCAAAATGGCTCGTAGAATCCGAAATCTGTGAGGAAATCACCAGGGGCTTTGTTTCCAAATGCAGCATATCCAAGACAACCACATAAGATGTAGAAGAAAGTGGTGGTTGATACTCCCACAAAACTTGCTCTTTTCATAGCTTTGTTCTCTGCGGGGCTAGATCTCAATGTGTCCTGCAAAAAGTATCAAATTTTCACCGGTTAGTGTGTGCAAatccagttttgtctcatgtgtTTAACTTAAATCTTATTAAGCCGTCACTTTCTAGTCGACATATACACTCTATTGAACTAAATGCATGTACACTAGAAAGGTGAACGCTAATATCATTAAGAGACAAcaaaattttaactatattgTCAACTCATTAAGCTAAAGTCCATTGATATCATTGTTTGCTGTCTTTGAATGTGACATCTTGTCACTAATAAGCACATGTTATACCTTTAAGCTAAAAGACAGATTCTCTTCTTTTTACCCTTTGTAGTAAAAGTGGTCCATAGAGAATTGATTGTCATTGTCAATAATTTCAAACCACAATTCTATTAAGAGGTTCATATTCAAAGCAAACAAGACTCAATAGTAAAATTGATTGATGGTTAACTTGCCTGAATCTCAATGAGAACCGTGGCGTAAGCATATGCAAACGCTATGTCTCCAACCGCTTGAAACGATCTCCATATCTTCTGAGCCGCAGTTACATCAACTCCTACCACCGTTCCCGTCATATTCGTCTTACCCACTTTCCCACCTTTTCATATCGTAACATATCAACCGTTACTTTATTGTATTATCTATCTTGTTACAATTATTGATATAGGTACTTTGAAAACTACAACTTGATGACCAATAATTGTTAGTAGTTGTTGTTTTGCAACTAATTAAATCTTCAAAGATTTGTATATGTACCTGCGACCGTCGCGATGGCAAGGCCAATCCCAATACTTGCGTAAGCGAAAGACATAACCGCAGCCATAAGGGAGAGAAAAGAGAGCTTGTGAAAGTTGGGGATCTGGCTAAGAAGGATCTGAATGATCCCGAAGGCCGCCATATATGGATAGTTCGATATTGTACAATCTGCATGGTGCCCTTTATTGTGGTAACAGTTCGCTTTCCCGATCGCTCTGCGCAAGAAACCATACTGATCACATCAATATGGTAGATAACTAAACTGTACATTTGGTAACGGTCATAAAGTAAAATCACATATTCACACATAGTTGACTTACACCAAACTAATAGAAGCAGTGATGGTGTACCCAACAGTGATTCCTATCAGATTCCCATACTGTGCCACTCCACAAAGCTGCACTTTCCTACCACCTGTCAATTTTCAATAATTCCAATGTATTATTTCAGTCTATGATTATTTATTACATTTGTTTTTAAGCTATTAATTAATCTTCTGTTTCATACATCAAACATAAAACACTCCACGGAAC
The nucleotide sequence above comes from Brassica napus cultivar Da-Ae chromosome A9, Da-Ae, whole genome shotgun sequence. Encoded proteins:
- the LOC106366588 gene encoding amino acid permease 1 isoform X1, with product MKSFNTDQHGHSAAESGDVYAMSDPTKNVDDDGREKRTGTWLTASAHIITAVIGSGVLSLAWAIAQLGWIAGTLILIIFSFITYFTSTMLADCYRAPDPLTGKRNYTYMDVVRSYLGGRKVQLCGVAQYGNLIGITVGYTITASISLVAIGKANCYHNKGHHADCTISNYPYMAAFGIIQILLSQIPNFHKLSFLSLMAAVMSFAYASIGIGLAIATVAGGKVGKTNMTGTVVGVDVTAAQKIWRSFQAVGDIAFAYAYATVLIEIQDTLRSSPAENKAMKRASFVGVSTTTFFYILCGCLGYAAFGNKAPGDFLTDFGFYEPFWLIDFANACIAFHLIGAYQVFAQPIFQFVEKKCNRNWPDNKFITSEYSVNIPFLGKFNINLFRLVWRTAYVVITTLVAMIFPFFNAILGLIGAASFWPLTVYFPVEMHIAQTKVKKYSPRWIGLKMLCWVCLIVSLLAAAGSIAGLISSVKTYKPFRTIHE
- the LOC106366588 gene encoding amino acid permease 1 — translated: MKSFNTDQHGHSAAESGDVYAMSDPTKNVDDDGREKRTGTWLTASAHIITAVIGSGVLSLAWAIAQLGWIAGTLILIIFSFITYFTSTMLADCYRAPDPLTGKRNYTYMDVVRSYLGGRKVQLCGVAQYGNLIGITVGYTITASISLVAIGKANCYHNKGHHADCTISNYPYMAAFGIIQILLSQIPNFHKLSFLSLMAAVMSFAYASIGIGLAIATVAGGKVGKTNMTGTVVGVDVTAAQKIWRSFQAVGDIAFAYAYATDTLRSSPAENKAMKRASFVGVSTTTFFYILCGCLGYAAFGNKAPGDFLTDFGFYEPFWLIDFANACIAFHLIGAYQVFAQPIFQFVEKKCNRNWPDNKFITSEYSVNIPFLGKFNINLFRLVWRTAYVVITTLVAMIFPFFNAILGLIGAASFWPLTVYFPVEMHIAQTKVKKYSPRWIGLKMLCWVCLIVSLLAAAGSIAGLISSVKTYKPFRTIHE